The following proteins are co-located in the Pseudomonadota bacterium genome:
- a CDS encoding PAS domain S-box protein yields the protein MDHQYHSLLRRQLKKIFGEPVTIPEKWQRFIDAVDTAYKEFDTDRNMLERSLELSSQELLQANSEMRIIFEALPDLFFRLDYEGTILDCKAGNSADLYISREKIIGSKIFGIPVPEVGAKFKEAMQQVQNTFSTARMEYSIMFNGDEYFYEARLLPLLDNQIIVIIRNVTEQKRIENALKESEEKYRSIFENAVEGIFQTTTDGMYLNVNPALAKMYGFESPQGMIMSLTDIGKEQYVIPEDRLRFKTLIERTGTVQGFETQVYRKDMTKIWISVNAHAVKDLSDNTICYEGTIENITDRKLAEDALFESEDRYRSIVEESHFGVYIIQDGLFRFVNKKFCEIHGYEYSEIVDKLGPKDFLLPEDLPVVEESIRKRYSGELKSVELNYSIRHKNGELRPIKAVGGFIFYKGKPAIIGTLLDMSKERVLEQQLIQSQKMETVGRLAGGIAHDFNNILGIILGNTQLAKINLPPEDKTCDYLTSIEKATTRAADFVKQLLAFSRQQVLELKVVDLNAVTMSFEKMVRRVIGEHIEMSIISKPELPVIKADVAQINQILLNLVINARDAMPDGGKLSIDITTASISQAYCQYNVDAVPGDYVVLSVTDTGIGIRKDMLNKIFEPFFTTRKSGSGLGLSVVYGLVKQHGGFINVYSELDVGTTFKVFLPSIQETIEAVEETTKSIRGGNETILIVEDEKDLREIASEILQTLGYSVLLASNGEEGIEIYKEKPNEIHLVLLDVVMPKLGGRETYEEMKKIKPSVRPLFVTGYSLDGIHTNFILEEGIDAIQKPYSFETLASKIREIMDRKS from the coding sequence ATGGATCACCAATACCACAGCCTGTTGAGGCGACAGCTTAAGAAAATTTTCGGAGAACCGGTTACAATCCCCGAAAAATGGCAGAGATTTATCGATGCAGTCGACACTGCCTATAAAGAGTTCGACACTGACCGTAACATGCTTGAGCGGTCCCTTGAGTTGAGCTCGCAGGAATTACTTCAGGCAAATTCTGAAATGAGGATAATTTTTGAGGCCCTGCCGGACCTTTTCTTCCGTTTAGACTATGAAGGCACAATCCTTGACTGTAAAGCCGGCAACTCTGCTGATCTTTATATATCTCGTGAAAAAATAATCGGGAGCAAGATTTTTGGCATCCCCGTACCGGAGGTAGGAGCAAAGTTTAAGGAGGCAATGCAACAGGTTCAAAATACTTTTTCAACAGCAAGGATGGAATATTCTATCATGTTTAATGGAGATGAATATTTTTACGAAGCAAGGCTCCTGCCTCTCCTTGACAACCAGATTATCGTAATCATAAGAAACGTCACGGAACAAAAACGCATAGAAAACGCTTTAAAGGAAAGCGAAGAGAAATACCGGAGCATTTTTGAAAACGCCGTGGAAGGCATCTTCCAGACAACAACCGACGGGATGTATCTTAATGTAAATCCTGCACTTGCAAAAATGTACGGGTTTGAATCACCCCAGGGCATGATAATGAGTTTAACCGATATCGGGAAAGAGCAGTACGTCATTCCCGAAGACCGTTTAAGGTTTAAGACGCTTATCGAGAGAACCGGTACGGTTCAGGGATTTGAAACACAGGTATACAGGAAAGATATGACCAAAATATGGATTTCCGTGAATGCCCATGCAGTGAAAGATCTCTCAGATAATACGATCTGTTACGAAGGCACCATTGAAAACATAACCGACCGGAAGCTCGCGGAAGATGCGCTTTTTGAATCAGAAGATAGATACCGGAGTATTGTCGAAGAATCCCATTTTGGCGTCTATATTATTCAGGACGGATTATTCAGGTTTGTGAACAAGAAATTCTGCGAGATACATGGCTACGAATACAGTGAGATCGTTGATAAGCTCGGCCCAAAAGACTTTCTCCTGCCTGAAGACCTCCCCGTAGTCGAGGAGAGTATTAGAAAAAGATACAGCGGCGAACTGAAAAGTGTTGAGCTCAATTATTCAATCCGGCACAAAAACGGTGAACTGCGCCCCATTAAAGCCGTCGGAGGTTTTATATTCTACAAAGGAAAACCTGCAATAATCGGAACGCTCCTCGACATGAGCAAAGAGAGGGTACTTGAGCAGCAACTCATTCAATCTCAGAAAATGGAAACCGTAGGAAGACTTGCAGGCGGGATAGCCCATGATTTTAACAATATACTCGGCATCATTCTCGGTAATACGCAACTTGCAAAAATAAACCTTCCGCCTGAGGACAAAACATGCGATTACCTGACATCCATCGAAAAGGCAACAACAAGGGCAGCTGATTTTGTAAAACAACTGCTTGCCTTCAGCAGGCAGCAAGTCCTGGAACTGAAGGTAGTAGATTTGAATGCTGTTACCATGAGTTTTGAAAAGATGGTTCGCAGGGTAATCGGTGAGCATATTGAAATGAGCATTATCTCGAAACCGGAACTTCCTGTAATTAAAGCTGATGTCGCTCAGATAAACCAGATTTTGCTCAATCTTGTCATAAATGCCAGGGATGCAATGCCCGATGGCGGCAAATTGTCCATTGACATAACCACGGCAAGTATATCCCAGGCATACTGCCAATACAATGTCGACGCCGTACCCGGGGACTACGTTGTCCTTTCGGTTACAGATACCGGGATTGGCATACGCAAAGATATGCTGAATAAGATATTCGAGCCTTTCTTCACTACCAGGAAAAGCGGGAGCGGACTCGGGTTGTCCGTTGTTTACGGATTGGTAAAACAGCACGGTGGATTTATAAACGTCTATAGCGAGCTGGATGTAGGCACCACTTTTAAAGTATTTCTCCCTTCCATTCAGGAAACCATTGAAGCCGTGGAAGAAACCACAAAATCAATAAGGGGCGGAAACGAAACAATACTGATTGTTGAGGATGAAAAAGATTTGAGAGAAATTGCATCAGAGATATTACAGACCCTTGGATATAGTGTTCTTTTAGCATCAAATGGCGAAGAAGGCATCGAAATTTATAAGGAGAAGCCTAACGAAATTCATCTTGTTCTTCTCGATGTTGTTATGCCGAAACTTGGTGGTCGCGAGACTTATGAAGAGATGAAAAAGATCAAACCTTCCGTTCGCCCCCTCTTTGTAACTGGATACAGCCTTGATGGCATCCACACAAACTTCATCCTTGAAGAAGGGATCGACGCTATTCAAAAACCCTATTCCTTTGAAACCCTTGCATCAAAAATCCGGGAAATCATGGACAGGAAAAGCTGA
- a CDS encoding FIST C-terminal domain-containing protein, with protein sequence MRIEQSIWTKENGWSPKIGKQSKENIQLVMLFGATDALKELKFIDDIKKVYPKAHTFGCSTAGEIYNTRVFDNSVVATCIEFERSRFIGSQIKLKDATSSFQAGEKLANSIEKEGLVHALVLSDGLNVNGSELVNGLTANLPEDVTVTGGLAGNGDRFEETFVFCDDLPDKNTLAILGFYGKDLKIGYGSMGGWDPFGPERLITKSKENVLFELDGRSALEIYKTYLGEHAKGLPATGLLFPLSIRTKTGQSGIVRTILSVNEENQSMTFAGDVPEGAYARFMKANFERLIDGSQGAAKTSHEAMGSVATELAILISCVGRKLVLKQRIEEEVEAAHDILGKQALLTGFYSYGEISPFAFGARCALHNQTMTITTFAEA encoded by the coding sequence TGCCACAGATGCATTAAAAGAGCTTAAATTTATTGATGATATCAAAAAGGTATATCCGAAGGCGCATACCTTTGGGTGCTCAACGGCAGGGGAAATTTACAATACCCGGGTATTTGATAATTCTGTTGTAGCAACCTGTATAGAATTCGAACGGTCACGTTTTATCGGTTCCCAGATAAAATTAAAAGATGCTACCAGCAGCTTTCAGGCTGGGGAAAAGTTAGCAAACTCCATTGAAAAAGAAGGTCTTGTGCATGCCCTTGTTCTTTCCGACGGCCTGAATGTGAACGGGAGCGAACTCGTGAATGGTTTAACGGCTAATCTTCCCGAAGATGTAACCGTTACCGGCGGCCTTGCAGGGAATGGCGATCGTTTTGAAGAGACATTCGTCTTCTGTGATGACCTTCCTGACAAAAATACCCTTGCAATCTTGGGTTTCTATGGAAAAGACCTGAAAATCGGCTATGGATCAATGGGCGGATGGGATCCCTTTGGCCCGGAACGACTAATCACGAAATCGAAAGAAAATGTGCTCTTCGAATTAGATGGCCGTTCTGCGCTGGAGATATATAAAACGTATCTTGGGGAACACGCAAAGGGGCTTCCCGCCACAGGTCTTCTCTTTCCTTTGAGTATAAGGACAAAAACAGGTCAGAGCGGCATCGTCAGAACCATCCTCTCGGTAAATGAAGAAAACCAGAGCATGACCTTTGCGGGCGATGTCCCTGAAGGAGCGTATGCCCGTTTTATGAAGGCGAATTTCGAGCGGCTCATCGACGGATCACAGGGCGCAGCTAAAACAAGTCATGAAGCAATGGGTTCTGTTGCGACGGAGCTTGCGATCCTCATAAGCTGCGTTGGAAGAAAGCTCGTTTTAAAACAGCGGATAGAAGAAGAGGTAGAGGCCGCCCACGACATACTGGGCAAACAGGCGTTGCTGACGGGATTCTATTCATATGGGGAGATTTCCCCCTTTGCCTTCGGTGCAAGATGCGCACTGCACAACCAGACGATGACCATTACAACATTTGCCGAAGCATAA